The region GTCGTTTTCCCGGACACACTGGCAGCGAGGTACGCTCCTGGGTGCGCTGGAGTCCGCGAGCGCGCGCCGCGTCCGCGGAGCGTTGCCGAGTCCGTACGAGACCACGCGCCTGGATGCGACAGAGACACAGTTAGAATCATAAAACTAAAAGAGtcaaaaactgaaaactaaacATGCTTAAAAACATATCAGAAGACTGTTGAATGCGATTCAATTTTGTTGTTTCGCTTTCAcgtgcaaaaatacaaataatcgGAGATTGCTTAAAGAGAGTAAAAACGCATAATTTATCGCAAAACTTCGTCAAACATCAATCTAAGCGATTTACTTTCTCTTTACACATGTTTACACGCTGCTGGAGACCACTAACCACACTTAAAAATACTtactcaggtgtgttgacccataTGATGTCCAGGTGGCAGAAATAGACGCACTCCTTGTCCTGGAACGATGCGCAGGAACAGCGTTTGGTCCGCACATGGCGCCCCTCTTTGACGGTGGAGGCAGTGAGCGCGTCTCCGGCGGGGGCCGACAGGACTGTAATTACAGCGTCGTTATCAAAACACAATCTACAAGCTATTAAACTAAAGAGAAGTTGAGACTAATCTGCATAACTGCAGGCTGGGGatgtttttgatttgatttgcttTCACTCAGCATGGTGAGTGGTTTGCTCGGTGTTTATATACATTTACGTAAAATTAAGTTTATAAGTGGTTGGAAAAAATCTCGCAAAAGTTACCTGTGGAGGAAATCCAGGAGTACATCACTGATAACACGGAAATCCAAACGTATATATCCATAGTTTGCAGTAAAGTAGTGCTGAAGAAAATGAATAATCCCTCAGAGGTGAGAAAACAAGCGTGTATCCCTCAGAGCGTTTCAGCGAGAGTCCTCGGAGATTCGCGCAGGAGCGCAGAAGAGTCGGTCTACAGTCTCTGTTGTCAGTGTGGGCCCACATGTGCAGCCCTTTGACTTTATAGTACAAGTGCTTCccacctcccctcctccccctgcAGCGCTGTACAGTTTTGTCCTTTGGCTTGTACCCAGACAATAATGTTTGTTAGCAGTTGGTCCCTGATAAGGGGCCGTGCAGGCCAAGTTGAGGAGTTTGAGATGCTTTGGTTCCAAGTTTGGGGGTGTGGGGA is a window of Maylandia zebra isolate NMK-2024a linkage group LG22, Mzebra_GT3a, whole genome shotgun sequence DNA encoding:
- the edn1 gene encoding endothelin-1; the encoded protein is MDIYVWISVLSVMYSWISSTVLSAPAGDALTASTVKEGRHVRTKRCSCASFQDKECVYFCHLDIIWVNTPERVVSYGLGNAPRTRRALADSSAPRSVPRCQCVRENDNTCLNFCRPENRLRYETTADVVIRSPGGDDGAGAQRKHKLAADTDRIKRLKNNSDKRAPPPALRAALKTRLFLEKWRVRQHHRARAWEGESVAS